ACGTGACCGCGGGGCCACTGGGCACGGCGACCAACGTCCAGATTCAAGCCTGCATCAACGGCGGCGCGTCCTGCGGCTCGTTTACGGTATCCAGCGTGTACCCGGAATATGCGGGGCTGTTGGCGGTGAGCGGCGCGGGGCAGACGATGCGAGTGGAAGATACGCCCGCGCCGATTGTGCTGCGTGCGGTGGATGCGGCGGGGCATCCTATGGCGGGCGCGGTGGTGAGCCTCTATCAGACGCTCTCGCGCTGGTCTCCAGCATGCGGTCCGCATGATCGCTGCCGGATGGCTCCAGTGCTGAATAGGCAGATGACCTCAGCGGTTTCCGGTGGCGATGGGCTGGTGACCTTTACTCCGCTTTCGCAGGATGGAGTGGCCACGCGGCTCAGGGTTACGGCCGTCACGGGGCTGCTGGCGGAGATCAATTTTGAGATTGAGAGGCACCCGTAAGCGGAGAAAGGTGTCCTTAAAAAAATAAGGGCGAGCCTCAAAAAATGAAGAACGAGCGTCAGAATAGCGTCGGTCTCCCTGTTTCCAGCATCTTTTAGTCATTGACCTTGCAGAAAGCGGGGCTGGAGGAGATCGATGGTACAGGCGCTTTCAACGAATAGGAGCGGGCCGGCGACGACGGATCGCCGCCCGAAGTCTGCACGTCCTCGCGTGCTGATCGTGGGAGGAGGGTTCGCCGGCATTCATGCTGCCAATGGGCTTGCCCATCTTCCGGTGGACATCACTCTGGTCGATCGCCGGAATCATCACACCTTTCAACCTCTGCTCTACCAGGTGGCGCTCGCGGTGTTGTCTCCCGCGAATATAGCCCAGCCGATTCGCGGAATGATGCGAGGGAAGCAGAATGTTGAAGTGCTGATGGACGAGGCAATCGGCTTCGATCTGGAGCGTCGCAGGGTATCGATGGAGAGCGGCGCTGTACTCGAGTATGACTACCTGATGGTGGCCACGGGCGCCACTCACTCGTACTTTGGCCGGGATGATTGGGAGACGAGTGCTCCGGGATTGAAGACCATCGAGGATGCCACGGAGATTCGCCGCCGCGTGCTGCTGGCCTTCGAGTTGGCGGAACGGCAGATGCTCGAAACCGGATCGCACCCGCCATTGAACTTTGTGGTCGTCGGCGGCGGTCCCACGGGAGTGGAGTTGGCGGGCGCGATCTCCGACATTGCACGCCTCTATATGCGATATGACTTCCGGCACATCGATCCGGCAAAGGCGCGGGTAATTATTCTGGAGGGCTCGCCGCGGGTGCTGGGGAACTACCCGGAGGATCTCTCGCAAAGTGCAGTGAAGCAATTACAGGATCTGGGTGTGGAGGTGCGCACCAGCGCGCAGGTATCGGATGTGCAGCCGGGATATGTGATGGTCGGAGACGAGCGCATCGATGCGGTGGTGATTCTGTGGGCTGCTGGCGTGCAGGCTTCTCCGCTGGGCAAGCTGCTGGGCGTGCCGACGGACCGGCGCGGATGCGTCCTTGTCGATTCGTATTTGAACCCGCAGGGGCATCCGGAGATCTTCGTCTGTGGCGACCTGGCGCATTTTGAGCAGGAGGGGAAACAAGTGCCGGGCGTGGCACAGCCTGCGATGCAGATGGGAGACCACGTAGCGAAGATGATAGGGCAGGATCTTGAAGGCAAGGCGCGCACGTCCTTCCGCTATTTCGACAAGGGCGATATGGCGACGATTGGAAGGATGGCTGCTATCGCCAATGTGAAGTGGCCTTTCAAGGGCCATCTGTCGGGCTTCTCCGCATGGCTTACGTGGCTGACGGTTCACATTTACTTCCTCATCGGATTCCGGAACCGGATCATGGTGCTGCTCGAATGGGCCTATACGTATTTCACGTTTGCGCATGGAGCGCGCTTGATTACCGGAAGCCAGAACCTGCCCGGCTGGAAGTCGCAGCGTGACCTGGCCCGGGCGGAAGCGGGACCTCTCGACCTTAACTCTCCGGGTGCGACGGGTCATTCTGAGCAGGCGTAGGGAAGGGTTGGAAATAGTGCAATCCATGCACAAAGGGGCAGCCGGTGGCTGCCCCTTTGTGCGTGCGGAGGAATGCTGCTGGAGTTAAACAGAGACCTGCTGGTCGGTGCTGACCTTGACCGGCGTGAGCCATCCGAAGCGGTCGGGGCGCAACCCGTTGGCCACTCCAAAGAACTCTTCGGAGAGCTGCTGTGTGATCGGGCCCATCTTGCCGTCGCCAACTTCGATGCGGTCCACGGAGCGAATCGGTGTTACCTCGGCTGCGGTTCCGCTGAAGAACACTTCGTCGGCGATGTAGAGCATCTCGCGAGGGATGGACTGCTCGACAACCGGGATGCCAAAGTGCCGTGCCAGCGTCAGGACTGAGTCGCGCGTGATGCCGGAGAGCAGCGAGTTCGCGAGCGGCGAAGTAAAGAGCACGCCGTTGCGAACGATGAAGAGGTTCTCGCCGGAGCCTTCGGACACATACCCGTTGACGTCGAGTGCAATCCCTTCCTGGTAGCCATTGGCAACGGCTTCCATGTGGATGAGCTGCGAGTTGAGATAGTTTCCGCCCGCCTTCGCCAGGGCCGGAATCGTATTGGGCGCAATGCGGTTCCATGAGGAAACGCAGACGTCGGCGCCGTGATCTCCGGCAACGTATTTCCCCCAGGGGAAGTTCGCGATGTAGACGTCAACGGGGCAGCCCTTGGGGTCGACGCCCATTTCGCCATACCCGCGCAGCGCGATCGGGCGGATATAGCAGGGTGCGACGTTATTGCTCTCCAAAAGATCGACGGTGGCGCTGCAGAGTTGATCGAGCGAATAGGGCAGGGGCATGCGGTAGATCTTTGCCGAGTCGAGCAGGCGCTGCATGTGCTCCGGCAGGCGGAAGATGGCTGCTCCCTGCGGCTGGGCATAGCAGCGGATACCCTCGAAGACTGCAGAGCCATAGTGGACCACGTGACTCATAACGTGCAGTGTGGCCTTCTCCCATGGGATGAGGTTGCCATTATGCCAAATACTGGCGGTGGTCTGAATGGGCATCGACGCGAGACTCCTTTCAAAAGGGGGACAGAATCAGCTTACAGCGCAGGATAAGGGAATGTCATCCGCCATCCTTGGGGGCCGGGGGACGGCCAGCCATGTTGTACATTTTCGGGGCTCATTTCTCTGGATGCGGCTTGAAATTGAGGCGAGGCGCGCGGTAGTTATCCGGTGTGTCGAAAAGGAATCCCTTCTGCAGATGGGAATGGTGGCTTGCGGGGGCACCCTTAGGGTAAGGTCAATACGTATGCTCGGTCCGATGGAACTTGGTATGCACCAATTGAGCTCGCCGTATGTGCGTTTTTCCCTGCTGGCGCTCAGTTCCGTTTTTTTCCTGGTTGATCCGTTCGCCGCTATTCCTACCTTTTTGGCGATTACCGCTGGCGCCGATCCGCACCGCCGGAGACGCATGGCCTATCGCGCGGCGGTGACGTGCTTTGTCGTTCTGACCTCATTTGCCCTCGCAGGAAAACTGATTTTTGTGCTGTTTGGCATCACGTTGCCGGCGTTTGAGATTGCGGGCGGGCTGATTCTGCTCTTGATTGGCGTGGACATGCTGGAGGCGAAACGCTCGCCCACCCAGGAGTCGTCCAGCGAAGCGGAGGAGGCGACTGCCAAGGAGGATGCCGGCATCGTACCGCTAGGCATTCCGATGCTGGCCGGGCCGGGATCCATTTCCAGCGTGATGGTGCTGGTGGGGCAGGCTCCCAGCAAGTGGCCGAACTGGCAGATGGCCGCGATTCTGCTGTCGA
This window of the Acidisarcina sp. genome carries:
- a CDS encoding branched-chain amino acid transaminase, producing MPIQTTASIWHNGNLIPWEKATLHVMSHVVHYGSAVFEGIRCYAQPQGAAIFRLPEHMQRLLDSAKIYRMPLPYSLDQLCSATVDLLESNNVAPCYIRPIALRGYGEMGVDPKGCPVDVYIANFPWGKYVAGDHGADVCVSSWNRIAPNTIPALAKAGGNYLNSQLIHMEAVANGYQEGIALDVNGYVSEGSGENLFIVRNGVLFTSPLANSLLSGITRDSVLTLARHFGIPVVEQSIPREMLYIADEVFFSGTAAEVTPIRSVDRIEVGDGKMGPITQQLSEEFFGVANGLRPDRFGWLTPVKVSTDQQVSV
- a CDS encoding NAD(P)/FAD-dependent oxidoreductase; protein product: MVQALSTNRSGPATTDRRPKSARPRVLIVGGGFAGIHAANGLAHLPVDITLVDRRNHHTFQPLLYQVALAVLSPANIAQPIRGMMRGKQNVEVLMDEAIGFDLERRRVSMESGAVLEYDYLMVATGATHSYFGRDDWETSAPGLKTIEDATEIRRRVLLAFELAERQMLETGSHPPLNFVVVGGGPTGVELAGAISDIARLYMRYDFRHIDPAKARVIILEGSPRVLGNYPEDLSQSAVKQLQDLGVEVRTSAQVSDVQPGYVMVGDERIDAVVILWAAGVQASPLGKLLGVPTDRRGCVLVDSYLNPQGHPEIFVCGDLAHFEQEGKQVPGVAQPAMQMGDHVAKMIGQDLEGKARTSFRYFDKGDMATIGRMAAIANVKWPFKGHLSGFSAWLTWLTVHIYFLIGFRNRIMVLLEWAYTYFTFAHGARLITGSQNLPGWKSQRDLARAEAGPLDLNSPGATGHSEQA
- a CDS encoding MarC family protein, which codes for MHQLSSPYVRFSLLALSSVFFLVDPFAAIPTFLAITAGADPHRRRRMAYRAAVTCFVVLTSFALAGKLIFVLFGITLPAFEIAGGLILLLIGVDMLEAKRSPTQESSSEAEEATAKEDAGIVPLGIPMLAGPGSISSVMVLVGQAPSKWPNWQMAAILLSIAVTAAASYGVLSGADRVRRLLGETGIRILVRIMGLLLVALAVQFFVNGLMDLGVIAHPGGS